The nucleotide sequence TTATTCTTCGGAGGATACCTTTGAGGATGACAATACCAAAAAGGATAATTTCGACGGTCTTTCCGGAGATAATGGTTCTTTAGGTGGTTTTGGTGAGTTGGAGCATCCAGCGGCCAACCCACAAGTGGCCTTTCAGCCTGTAATGTGTCAGCACTGTAACCATGCGCCGTGTGAAACGGTATGTCCGGTTGCTGCAACATCGCATAGCCGTCAAGGTCAGAATCACATGGCGTATAACCGTTGTGTAGGTACGAGATACTGTGCTAACAACTGTCCGTATAAAGTAAGAAGGTTCAACTGGTTCTTGTATAGCAACAATGATGAGTTCGATTACCACATGAACAACGATTTGGGTAAAATGGTATTAAACCCAGATGTAAACGTTCGTTCAAGAGGGGTTATCGAAAAATGTTCGATGTGTATCCAAAAAACACAAAAAACCATTTTAGATGCCAAGAGAGATGGTCGCCTTGTAAAAGATGGCGAGTTTCAAACGGCCTGTTCGTCTGCCTGTAGTACTGGAGCTATCGTTTTCGGTGATGTCAACGATAAGGAAAGTAAAGTTGCCAAATTGGCCGAGAGCGACCGCATGTACCATTTATTGGAGCATGTAGGAACAAAACCAAATGTGTTCTACCATGTTAAGGTCAGAAACACGAACGAAGCATAATCGTATTTAAGTAAACAACTATAACAGAATTTTATGGCGTCGCATTACGAAGCACCTATTCGAAAGCCCTTAGTTGTCGGGGATAAAGGTTACCACGATGTTAGTGTGGACATCTCTGCCCCCGTAGAAGGAAGGGCCAATAAGCATTGGTGGATTGTGTTTTCCATTGCCTTGGTAGCATTCCTATGGGGTGTAGGTTGTATCATTTATACCGTATCAACAGGTATTGGAACTTGGGGATTGAACAAGACCGTTAACTGGGCTTGGGATATTACAAACTTTGTATGGTGGGTAGGTATCGGTCACGCCGGTACGTTGATATCCGCGGTACTTTTATTGTTCCGTCAAAAGTGGAGAATGGCCATTAACCGCTCTGCGGAGGCTATGACCATCTTCTCGGTGGTACAAGCGGGACTTTTCCCGATCATACATATGGGACGTCCTTGGTTGGCGTACTGGGTATTGCCTATTCCGAACCAATTCGGTTCGCTTTGGGTGAACTTTAACTCTCCCTTGCTTTGGGATGTGTTCGCGATCTCTACTTACCTTTCCGTATCCTTGGTTTTCTGGTGGACAGGTTTGCTTCCCGATTTCGCCATGATACGTGATAGGGCGGTACTTCCTTTTCAAAAGAAAATATACAGTCTATTGAGTTTCGGATGGAGTGGTCGTGCAAAAGACTGGCAACGTTTCGAAGAGGTGTCTTTGGTATTGGCCGGTTTGGCAACGCCACTTGTACTTTCCGTACACACCATCGTATCTTTTGACTTTGCTACTTCGGTAATTCCTGGATGGCATACAACGATTTTCCCTCCATACTTTGTGGCAGGGGCTATCTTCTCCGGATTTGCCATGGTGAACACGCTTTTGATCATTATGCGTAAAGTGTGTCATCTAGAAGCTTATATAACCGTTCAGCATATTGAATTGATGAACATCGTAATCATGATTACAGGTTCTATCGTAGGTTGTGCTTATATTACAGAGCTCTTTATGGCTTGGTATTCAGGTGTGGAGTACGAACAATATGCCTTCTTGAACAGGGCTACGGGGCCTTACTGGTGGGCCTACTGGTCAATGATGACTTGTAACGTGTTCTCCCCACAGTTCATGTGGTTCAAAAAATTACGTACCAGTATCATGTTCTCTTTCTTTATATCTATTGTCGTGAACATAGGTATGTGGTTCGAACGTTTCGTGATCATCGTTACATCTTTGCATAGGGATTACCTTCCATCATCTTGGACGATGTTCTCTCCTACCTTTGTCGATATCGGTATCTTCGTGGGTACGATAGGGTTCTTCTTCGTATTGTTCCTGCTTTATGCTAGAACGTTCCCCGTGATTGCACAGGCAGAAGTAAAATCTATTTTGAAATCCTCAGGCCAACGTTACAAAGATCTTAGGGATGCAGGTAAGCCATTGTATCAGATAAAAAAGATGGATGCCTCAAAAATAAAGGAAGCTGTTATTACGGATGATGTGTTGATGGGAGAGGTTGTTCCTCAAAAAGATGCTAGTGAGAGCGTATCCGAGCTTTTGAGTACTATCGGTACTTTCGATGCGACCAAGGAAACGGCTGACGACCTTAAGCAAATTAAGGGTGTTGGACCTCAAATGGAAGCTACCCTTAATGAAATCGGTATCTTCACTTTTGCCCAGGTGGCAAGAATGACCGCTAAGGAATACGATTTGTTGGATTCAATTACCGAATCTTTCCCAGGTAGGGCACAACGAGACGATTGGGCCGGACAGGCAAAATTATTAAATAACAAGAAACAGTAATTATGGCATCTAAAGCGATACACGCATATTATGACGATGATGATGTGCTAATGCTTGCCGTTAAGAAGGTAAAAGCAGCCAAGCATCACATTGAAGAGGTATATTGCCCATTTCCGGTTCACGGTTTAGACAAGGCTATGGGGCTTGCCCCTACGCGTATAGCCATTACATCGTTTCTTTACGGTTGTGTTGGTTTGACAGTGGCAACTTTGATGATGAATTACATTATGATCGAAGATTGGCCCCAAGATATTGGAGGTAAGCCTAGTTTTAGCTATCTAGAGAATATGCCGGCTTTTGTACCGATTATGTTCGAGCTTACCGTATTCTTTGCAGCTCACTTAATGGTTATCACGTTTTACCTAAGAAGCCGGTTGTGGCCTTTTAAAGATGCTGAGAATCCTGATCCGCGTACTACCGATGACCATTTTTTAATGGAGATCGATATACACGATAACGAAAAAGAATTGAGAGATCTGTTGTTGGATACAGGGGCAGTCGAAATAAATATAGTGGAAAAAAACAGTCATTAAATATGAACAGTTTTAGCAAAATAGGAATTGTTTTCGGGTTGCTACTGTGCGTTACGGCTTGTGCCGATAAAAACAGTCCCAACTATCAGTATATGCCTAAT is from Zobellia galactanivorans and encodes:
- the nrfD gene encoding NrfD/PsrC family molybdoenzyme membrane anchor subunit, which gives rise to MASHYEAPIRKPLVVGDKGYHDVSVDISAPVEGRANKHWWIVFSIALVAFLWGVGCIIYTVSTGIGTWGLNKTVNWAWDITNFVWWVGIGHAGTLISAVLLLFRQKWRMAINRSAEAMTIFSVVQAGLFPIIHMGRPWLAYWVLPIPNQFGSLWVNFNSPLLWDVFAISTYLSVSLVFWWTGLLPDFAMIRDRAVLPFQKKIYSLLSFGWSGRAKDWQRFEEVSLVLAGLATPLVLSVHTIVSFDFATSVIPGWHTTIFPPYFVAGAIFSGFAMVNTLLIIMRKVCHLEAYITVQHIELMNIVIMITGSIVGCAYITELFMAWYSGVEYEQYAFLNRATGPYWWAYWSMMTCNVFSPQFMWFKKLRTSIMFSFFISIVVNIGMWFERFVIIVTSLHRDYLPSSWTMFSPTFVDIGIFVGTIGFFFVLFLLYARTFPVIAQAEVKSILKSSGQRYKDLRDAGKPLYQIKKMDASKIKEAVITDDVLMGEVVPQKDASESVSELLSTIGTFDATKETADDLKQIKGVGPQMEATLNEIGIFTFAQVARMTAKEYDLLDSITESFPGRAQRDDWAGQAKLLNNKKQ
- a CDS encoding DUF3341 domain-containing protein, yielding MASKAIHAYYDDDDVLMLAVKKVKAAKHHIEEVYCPFPVHGLDKAMGLAPTRIAITSFLYGCVGLTVATLMMNYIMIEDWPQDIGGKPSFSYLENMPAFVPIMFELTVFFAAHLMVITFYLRSRLWPFKDAENPDPRTTDDHFLMEIDIHDNEKELRDLLLDTGAVEINIVEKNSH